The DNA region TCTCTCCCCCTCTCACTGTCTCTCTTTATTGTGGTTTGCCATCCCCTTGGGACGGTCTGACTAGCGTATGAAGTGCTGCCAACTTAAGGTctgggttcaaatctcgacataaccgaggtaaatgtctcccccatatgctagtcactattccaaggactagtagtcacccgtgatttacttcctccatGTTGCCTGGGACAGGTTGGCGGGGGCGTGAGGGGTGAGCGTAGTCGCCTTTTGCCAACTCTTTATTGTGGTTTGCCACCCAAGCCAAGAGAAGTCACAGACGCCTATTTGACCTTCCTCATtttttgaacctcttggtatccTCGTTGAAAGAGGTTATTGTTCATATGTTGGCCAattaaatgtaaaatttgataAATAATTATGTTGATATCAGTAAAATGATTAATTATTTTGGATTAATTATAGAATCTATTTAGGTTCGCCTATCTTGTTTCATGGAATGAGGAGAAAGTGTCAGttgaatattttatttcattatattACTGATTTAGGTTGACGTAACCAAGTTAgatttgagaaaaaataaattattgttCGACAATAATATGCAtctcatttaaaaattttaaattatattgagATTATGATTTGATTCAACAACTTCAAATTATAGTAAATTTACTTGGAGCTTTTGTTGTAAATAGAGGTGGGCTATCCTTTGTctcgtatatatttttttttgcgcgtgaataaatagataaaataaagTATATGTATGCTCCTACAATTGTTTTTGAAAAGGGGgatgaaaatgaaaattaaaatagaaaaatggGTTTTAAATAAAGTAAATTATTGGGGATTAAATAATTGATACCCTTTCATTATTATATGTGGGTCTCACATAGGAATTAACATATGAAgggatgtttaaaaaaaaaaatagatgctctaatttaatcttcaattgaTATCTTAATTAGAACTGCTTTATTTTTCATGATACTTATTGATACCTTACCTTTATGATGTATACTTCATGTGTGGAGATCACATGCTAATATATGAGAAATTAGCATAACATATAGTAAAATACAATTGATTTAGGTTAGCAATTTAGACTAACCGATAAGATGTGAACACAAAGTAAAATAATTATGATGTAAAGATTTGAAATGAtacaataataaatttaaataaagaaaagaaatactaAAAAGTGAAAGTTGAGTCTAACCTTGTACGGTATAAGTACCTAACCATCCACTAGAGGAGGTGGTAGTGAGGGAGGGATCGCCCGATGCCCGTATTTATTTATGTGAGGATGCGAGATTGTTGTATATCACAGTTGAGAGCTTTAGCTCGTACATGAGATGGCATTATTACACTCTGAGAATGCTAGCTACAATGATTCACTTCTTGGTGCATTTATTAATATCGATTTACTAAAGATGTATTATTGGTAATAAATTTATAATTGGTGACTAAAtgataattattaaaattatattaaattgtaATAAGTAAAAACAGATAATTTAGAGTAACAATGGTGACTCTAAATGTTATAAATAATTGGaagaaatgaaataaaaaaatattatatatatatatataacaactaAGGCCTCAAAGGGGAGTTTGAAGTTGTAATATAAAATTGTGAGTTGTCTAATTTTTTTTACCTCTTAACCAAGATTAAATTTTGCCCATCTTTCCTATTTATCCACTTAGCAAATTTGTGCTTCCTTTATGTTTTTCTTTAGTCTCCAATTTTTGGAGGCAAAGATACCAAAACATGCTTCAACCTACTTGATTACTAGCTTGCTTTTTTTCGTTGTATTCTTTTATTCTATCCATATAGTGTTTTGTCCTCTAGAGTTTCATTGTATTATgtagaaaaatatataatataatgttTGTTGAATTTCTTGAGTAAGTATTTAGTTGAATGGCTCTCAATTTCCTTTTACCACATTGTCACCAAATGAGGTACCTTCTAGTAAGTGCGAATTACCAATAAGTGCCTAAAATCTGGCATGGAggtataaagaaaaaatatattacctcacttaagattatttttaaacttCATATTTTAAGTAGAATATGAAAAGAAAGTCACCTAAATGCTTGCTTATGAAGAAAGTTAAACAAGTAAGCAGCCAACCACATGAAGATACAAACTCAGATGCAGACAGTGGAAGATTCTTTCCGAACCAAGCACTTTTCTTGTCTGAAAATGACTTAAATGCAACATCTAATCAAAAAACCATGGAAACTAGAAAACCATGAATGTTTAAATCTTAAATATGactatttagctaaatccacatTATTTACATCTATTATGCATTCTATCATAATCCACCTGAAATCATATGAGACAATACATAGGCAATGTACAAGCCAAAGAAGGAAGATAGTACATCATTTATTGGTTGATATGAGAATGAATGTACTAAAAAAACATGTCAAACAATAATTTGGCATGTAGTTTATTATTAAGAATGTGTCCCACTTTGTTTGCTTATTTTGTTGCATTATTAGTAATGACCATTTTACTCTGCTTGAAGAAACATGAAATTGCTGGAGGAATGCTACTAACCAGCTCTACTTGAAAATTTtggtaaaaaattttaattatcatatCTAATTTTTTTGGATAGCAAAGTTGTTGAACTGAAGCAGAGGAAACATACCTGAATTTCAAGAGGATGGCCATGGATACCCATACGTCGATCTATCATACATGAACCATCTGTTACTAGTAATGTTGGGAACATGTCAAAGCCATCAGCTAGACAAagctttaaaatcattttgattcCTGTCTGCACATCAATTCTTTCCTGCACAGAGAGATCACCAGAACATTTTCCATAAGCACGCAGGAGAATAATCCACCATAATCCTGCAAACACAAGTAGCATGCTGAGCACTTCACTGTTGATGGTTATGCAAAAGACTTGGCACCTTCACAGATATCAGATCCAAAAGAACTCACTAAACCCCTAGATAAAAAAGCAGACAGTGGGAAAAAcatgtaaaacaaaggaaaaaaccTCCTATAAAACATTAAAGATATTAGCAGGATAAACAACAGTACTTAAGATACACCTGAATCAACTGGTGCCACACGTCCTATTGCAGCTTCTCCAAAATCAGGGTCCAAAACCTCTTCAGTGGCGGAGTCATCACCATCAAGCGGAACTGTCCTAACCTTGAAACTTGCAGGCATCAATCCTTGACCAGGGCTGTGACAGTCCATAGTTTTCTCCCAGCTCTACAAATTGCAAAATAAGGGTAACATAAGCAAGAATTCAACAATATACACCTTTCTTTTTGTGATTCATCTTATGGTCTGAAAATAAATATAAAGAATCTTGCTGATCTGATTAATGAAAGATGCAAAAAAGAAAGGCTGAAAGAAGACTCAAAGGAAAACTAACCTCAAGAAAGAGAAATCTAATCTAAGGAAAAAATATTCTTCCATAAGGAATGCATATACACTCACAacttcttgaagaaattcaagtaAAAGAACAAGCTAACTATATTCACAGATTAGTAGAAAGGTAATAAATCTGGAGAAATGAGATTACATACAAACTCAGTCCACCATCAGAGATCAAGTTTGTTCCTATCATAAATcaggaaaaggaaaaaatgaaggggaacaacaaagaaaaattgaaaagaaaaaggaCCAAAGGTAATTTTTAGCAAGTTTTGGTTTGTCAAGTCTTGTGCAAGTTTCGTGTCTAGCTATAATAAAGACAAATCATGTTCATTTGTGAATCTAAAAGCAATACCTGCAGCTGAAGCGTGTGAAGAATAAAATTGCGAACAATTTCATATTCTCCCTTCAAAAGAAAAGCCATTCCGGAAGGTATGAAGTCCCGAATGAAAACCTGATCATAATTTAGGACATTGCTGCTGCTGTCAGATGGATCCTTTGCTGCAATCGTTCCAACAGGGGTTCCACAGTAATACACCATAGAATCCTGTAGAAGACGCCATGCTTCATCTTCAACAGCACTTCCTCTTGACCTATATGGTGAACCATTGGTCGTGAATTTCTGGCCATTTAGGTCACCTGGGATCTGAGTTGTGTACCAGCTTCCTTTAGCATCACTGTTGGCGATCCCACTAGTATCTTCTGCTCGCTGGCACTGACAACTGAAAAACTGGGAACGGTGATTGACCTTCTCATGCTCACAACTCCGCAAGCAATTGTTCTGTGTCCATGATGTCGCGTATAATGATCTGTACAGAAATCTCTTTCGCCAGTACTTCCTACGGGTTTTGGATGGGAAAGCCAATTGCGGAGTGCTGACAAAAAAACCAGCACAAAATTGGGGAGATGCTGCCCCAGATGTAGCACGTAGACCTATCTCCAAAGTTGCCACCATTGTAGAAGAAAAGATGGCAATATAGGAAGAAAATAATTGTTGGCGCGCAGAATCCCCAGATCCtgggataaaaaaaaaacacaaaagaaACGTCACTACTAGATCAAAGTTTTGTTCGGCGAAGATTCAGATCGAAGCTTAAGCCACAGCTTGTGAGTCGGAATCAATCAAAGAAGAAATACGCTTACTACAATTGTAACAGTCTGAAAACCTAATCGACGGGGAAGCAAAGAAGCATTGATCGAGAGCACTTGAAATCTTGTGACGTAGATAGGGAAAAAGAAGGAACGATATCCACGAATTGAGCGATTAGGAGCAGACGAGAGAGATCTGACCTGGTGAAGAAGGCACGATCCGAAGTGGTGGATGCTTGTCCCCTAGGTCGGACGTTCAACGAAACCAAATGGGGAAATGCTGGGCGCTTTGGGTGGTGGGCGGGTGGCTGGGTGGGGACTGGGGAGGAAATAAATACCAAGTGGTTGAAAGTAATACCCACCAATCGATCGCCTTTTTATCTCATCAACTTGGAATTGAATCCCAGAAAAGACACCGTAAAGGCTATATTTGAATACAACACGCCAGCACGGGAAGGGAAGGGAACACGTACACGTTCCATTTCGCATTGAAAAGGACTCGAATGAAACACGTGATGCATCCTTCCCGGCGTCCGCCATCACGCAGCAAAGAGAAGGAAATACAAACAGCTTTTCTTTTCCGTTTTGAGAGCAGCCTAGATCATAGCAGAATCCATCGCCGATTTATTAAAAACCGGATATAATAAGTTTGTTAAtagattttataaaattttatattaaaaattatataaaaatcaaaATGATATGAGCTGCTTTTCTCACCTCTTCTAATATCCTCGCCTCCCGTTCCCACCTAATTTTTTACCTTTATACCCTTTCCTTATTCTCACATTCAcatttttttagttttctttcttttatttttattagttttatttttttatttatccattttttatcaattttattctttttgaataatttagtttttattatatgtttataatcttttattttattgtgtaGTTGTAGGTTTTAGgagttattatttataaaaaaaattaaaagtataaaaattttaaaaatgacgtAGCACAGACTGTGGGCGCATGACATCTTTGACGTAATGATTTACCCCACCATGCACCTGATATCTGTGTACCTGCATATACCTTCCTTCATGTCCATGGGGCCGACATTAGAAGTATaaaatatgaatcaaaataaaaattatatacatGAAACGAATAAAAATATTAACAATTAACAGTAAATACATTTATAGCTTacgaataattttttttcaaataaagagtacatataataatatataaaaaaatacacaaaagatataaaaatagaaaatttaattaatttaaaagaatgagaggctctgacatatgtcaagcatTGGAAGGGGGATAATTTAAAGGGAAATGAGTGTTTTGACATGTGTTAAGAATTggaggatgggtaatttaaagggaggggaggttctaaCATATGTCGGTtggagggtgggtaatttaaagatAGTGAGAAGTTCTGACATGTATCATGTGTTAAGATTTAGAGGGAGGTAATTTTAAGAGAGGGGGTTCTGACATGTGTTAAGAGTTGAATGGGGATAATTTAAATGTCGAATTAGGAAAGTAATTTAAAGGAAGGGGGAGATTCTGACTatgttaaaaattctataaaataaaaaaattgataaaaaataataaacaaaattaattaaaaaaataaaactaaataaaaattaaataaaattagaaaaaaataggagtataaaattaaaaaattgataaaaaaaaataataaataaaattgattaaaaaataaaactaaataaaaattttaaacaaattataaGTAAAGAAGTTAGGGATATAAAAGTTATTTACATGGGAGACAAAATCTGAAAAAGGGAGGAGAGTTGTGTCAAAGGAGGTGggagaaataaatttataaaacttaaataaaaaataaaaaatatttaagtatcgatgaaaaaaataataaacaaaattaattttaaaaactaaataaaaattaaatagaattaaataaataaagattaaatcaaattaaaaaattaaataaaataaaattaaataaaactaaaaaataaataaaataaaatttactttaaaaaggGGAAGGGGTGAggggaaaaaataaataaaaataaataaataaaaattaaataaaattgaaaaaaaaacaaaaaaggggAAAAAATAGAAATGGtatttgagagagagagagagagagagggagaggagggggGAGGGGTGCGGTGTTAGAGGAAGGGGAAAAAGCAATTTACTCTTAAATCCTAATTAAGAGCTTGACAA from Zingiber officinale cultivar Zhangliang chromosome 4B, Zo_v1.1, whole genome shotgun sequence includes:
- the LOC121974915 gene encoding neutral/alkaline invertase 3, chloroplastic-like, coding for MVATLEIGLRATSGAASPQFCAGFFVSTPQLAFPSKTRRKYWRKRFLYRSLYATSWTQNNCLRSCEHEKVNHRSQFFSCQCQRAEDTSGIANSDAKGSWYTTQIPGDLNGQKFTTNGSPYRSRGSAVEDEAWRLLQDSMVYYCGTPVGTIAAKDPSDSSSNVLNYDQVFIRDFIPSGMAFLLKGEYEIVRNFILHTLQLQSWEKTMDCHSPGQGLMPASFKVRTVPLDGDDSATEEVLDPDFGEAAIGRVAPVDSGLWWIILLRAYGKCSGDLSVQERIDVQTGIKMILKLCLADGFDMFPTLLVTDGSCMIDRRMGIHGHPLEIQALFYSALLCAREMLAPEDGSADLIRALNNRLIALSFHIREYYWVDKRKLNEIYRYKTEEYSYDAVNKFNIYPDQISPWLVEWMPDKGGYFIGNLQPAHMDFRFFSLGNLWSIVSSLTTTHQAHAILDLVEAKWSDLVANMPFKICYPALDGQEWRIITGSDPKNTPWSYHNGGSWPTLLWQLTVACIKMDRPEIAARAIEVAEKRLALDKWPEYYDTKQARFIGKQARLYQTWSIAGFLVAKLLLEKPDAARNIWNDEDAEIVNALNIFPRGKRGRKALKKTYII